AGTACGTTAAAGAACTGCATTTGCAGGAGAATAACATAAGGACCATTACTTATGATTCACTTTCACAAATTCCCTATCTGGAAGAACTGCATTTGGATGATAATTCGGTTTCCGCTGTTAGCATTGAGGATGGAGCTTTCCGGGACAACATCTATCtcagacttctttttctctctcgAAATCACCTTAGCACCATTCCCTGGGGTTTGCCTAAAACGATAGAAGAGCTACGCTTGGATGATAATCGTATTTCCACGATTTCAGAGCTGTCCCTCCAAGACCTTACAAATCTAAAACGCCTTGTTTTAGACGGAAATCTTTTAAATAACCACGGATTAGGAGACAAGGTCTTCATGAATCTAGTCAATCTTACAGAACTGTCATTGGTCCGCAATTCACTCACAGCTGCACCAGTAAATTTGCCAGGAACAAACCTAAGAAAACTTTATCTTCAAGAAAACCATATAAATCGTGTGCCACCCAACGCTTTCTCTTACTTACGGCAGTTGTACCGGCTAGATATGTCCAACAACAATCTCAGCAATTTACCTCAGGGTGTCTTTGATGACCTGGACAACATAACTCAACTCTTCCTTCGTAACAACCCTTGGCACTGTGGGTGCAAAATGAAATGGGTCCGTGACTGGCTGCAGTCCTTACCCTTGAAAGTGAACGTGCGTGGGCTGATGTGTCAGGCACCGGAAAAAGTCCGTGGGATGGCTATCAAAGACCTCAACGCGGAACTGTTTGACTGTAAGGATGATATAAGCACCATCCAAATCACCACTGCGGTGCCAAACACCTTGTACCCGGCCCAGGGACACTGGCCGGTTTCTGTGACCAGACAGCCTGAGATGAAGGCTCCCAACCTGAACAAGAACTACAGAACCACAGCCAGCCCGGTGCGCAAAGTCATTACGATATTCGTGAAATCCGTGAGCACGGAGACCATTCACATCTCCTGGAAAGTGGCGCTGCCGATGACCGCTCTGAGACTGAGCTGGCTCAAGATGGGCCACAGCCCTGCCTTTGGATCTATAACAGAAACCATCGTCACCGGAGACAGAAGCGACTACTTGCTGACGGCGCTCGAGCCCGAGTCGCCGTACCGCGTCTGCATGGTTCCCATGGAAACCAGCAACATCTATCTCTCCGACGAAACGCCCGAGTGCATCGAGACCGAGACGGCGCCCCTCAAGATGTACAACCCGACCACCACCCTCAACCgggagcaggagaaggagccTTACAAAAACTCCAGCTTGCCCCTGGCCGCCATCATCGGCGGGGCGGTGGCGCTGGTGGCCATAGCGCTGCTGGCGCTGGTGTGCTGGTACGTCCACAGGAACGGGTCCCTCTTCTCCCGGAACTGCGCCTACAGCAAGGGACGCAGGAGAAAGGATGACTACGCCGAAGCGGGAACCAAGAAGGACAACTCCATCCTGGAAATCAGGGAGACTTCTTTCCAGATGATACCCATCACCAACGACCAGGTGTCCAAGGAGGAGTTTGTAATACACACCATCTTCCCGCCCAACGGCATGAACCTCTACAAGAACAGCCACAGTGAAAGCAGTAGTAACAGGAGCTACAGAGACAGTGGTATTCCAGATTCAGATCATTCGCACTCATGATACTGAAGGACGTGAAAgactggtttggttttggtttgggttctttttgttttttgttttataaacgAGAAAAGACTGACTTTAACGGTTGCTGTTCTACTGCAAAACACTGGATTAAAGACTGACAAAGCAATGTACTGTACATTTGccatataatttatatttaagaactttttattaaaagtttCAAATTTCAGGCTACTGCTGCGATTAATGTAGTGGGGATACCTGACCACAATTCtctattttagtattttttagtAATTTGTACTGTATTTTCCTTGCTAATATTGAAGTTACAGACCATTTAACTTTTGTGTTCTACTGAGTAAGATGACTTGTTGACTGTGAAAGTGAATTTTCTTGCCGTGTTGAGCAGTCAGAACATTCATCTGAGATCCTTGTAAGTGTAAGCACAGGCCATTTTTCACTTtggtattaataaaataatgttaaacCTGGCAAATCAAGAAGATCAAGCAGTGGTTGCAAAAACTCACAGAACTTTAAATGTTGGGTCTATTAAATCTGTAAACCACAACAATATTCAATAAACAAAAATGCGTGTAGTAATGGGCAATATCAGCTGTCTGGATATATCCATGTCAACAATGGTGAAATccaattgaaaagaaaataatcaaatcaaTTACATGCATGAGACTGAAACTGTTGACACGCGTAAGGAAAGAATTGACCCCTGGAAGAAAGCATAACGAAATTTCTAACAAggaattccaaaaaaaaataaaataaaaatgcactagGCTCCAGAAACCACGGGGTAGATACGGTTTTAGGGATAGATTTCTGGTTATCAGCACCAGCGGTCTGCTTGTTAGAGAAAACAGTGATGGATGGTCACAGGCATTtgggaggcaggggcagggcacAGGGAAAACGCTTGGCAACTGCTCCGGAACAGCAATGGGCTGAGAGGAGAGTTTcctaagaaaaacaagcaggacAAAAAACAGGCAATGCAAGCAAGGTATAAAAAATTTTAGTCACAAAGGTAAACAAAATTGGAGCTTacagctattttaaaagcatatacTCGAACAGTACGTAGGTATGTGTTAACTATACTGCCGTTACAGTCAGGAATACTGCCCATTACTGTCACAGTTTTCCAGAAATTCCTTGGTAAATCTGTAAGGTatcatttctttctgccttcctgctgaACTATAAgctattttcatgtttaaacCCCAAGCCACTCTTTGTTGCCATAATCATTTGTTTCTTCAACTAAAAACCAAAGTGCATTGTACGCCCTTTGGCTAGTCTTGTATGTGCCTTGATCCAACGCTACATGTatcaagcttttaaaaacaaaacaaaaaaaattaaaaaaaaaaaataaaatacccacTTTTTCATACGTAacttaaatatgaaaaacattgtTCTTATTGATgaatgaatttgaaaaattagTACAGAGCAAAGTCACATGTCTGCAGTGCACTGGTAGGAAATTCACTCGAAAGCTACTACTTTTCAGGTCATGAGtttcacctttttctttgttcaacACAGTATCACACTTCCTGGATTTCtttaattactttgaaaaagcAAGTTTTCACAACTTCCAAGTGTGTTAGCAATGAACAAGAGGGAAAGCAGAGTTACAGCCCTCTGAGATACAATTTTTTTCAACACCAAGAAAAAGATAGGGGGACCTACAAAAGCTTAATATTTTGGACAATATTTCTGCAAGGAAGGAATGTATACCAAATGCAATTCAATTATAAGAGAATTTTAGCAGTGCTGAGCCTGTCTGTTTCTCAATGACTGGTACAGGACAGAAGATGACGGGACAAAGTGAGAGACACCAAGACTGATGGTCAACCAGCAGTCAACCAGCAAATGACCCTTCTGCCAGAGGTCCCAGTAACACACAGCTCATTTCAACCTCATTTTCCAGTCACGGCAACACCACCTGCAGTTTCTGAGCGGCGGAGGAGTCTCCATAGAGGAGCAGCGTGGTGCTTCGCCACCGACCTCCCGCAGTCCCATCATCTCCGTTACAGGCAGCATCGTCAGGATCCACCACGCCAGAAGTACCAGGGGCATGTTCCGCTCAGCGgctctgtgtgcagctctgggtgATGCATGGGACCATTTTGCCCAAGAGGCACACACAGCCTTGCTATGTTCCTGTGCAAAAGGCTTCCTGAGCAGTAAGTGGGGAAGGAAAACCAACCCAAATGGAGAAGACagacctgttttgttttttttccatgtaagcTAGCATACAGGGACCCTTACACCTGAGATACATTTAATGGCTGGATCACTGGCAACAGATAATTAGTCCTTTGCCATCAGCTCTCCAGTAGCAAAATTAAATGGGTTTTGCTGAGTTTTCAAGCTCTTGCTGCAAAAACCTCTCTTGTAGTTGACTCAAAATGTATGATGTGTAAAGGGTAGCAGAAAACTCAATGAGTGCTCTCCTGTGCCCCTACTTAGACCATCCAAAGGCAGCCCGGTGATGGTACACACCATCAACCTACACTTCTTGGATGATTCCACGCAAAGGTATAATGGGCTACAGCAAGCTGCCATTTGAGGAGGTAATTGTGTACCAGTCCTACATGCAAGGACTTCTGcattataaaattaatgtacTTTGAGACAAAAACATGCAAATCCAAAGCACCCTCAACGAGTTGGCCCAGTCATTCCACGTTCACCTCCAccagaaagcagatgaaaaccTGGAGAAACGATGCCATCCTCTGTGGCAAAACAGACCAGGTGTGCAGGCAGAGCCGGTTGCTTCCTACAGCAGTTGCTGTCAATGTAAAAACCACGGCACATCTATGGTTCTTGAGTTCTAT
The nucleotide sequence above comes from Aythya fuligula isolate bAytFul2 chromosome 3, bAytFul2.pri, whole genome shotgun sequence. Encoded proteins:
- the FLRT3 gene encoding leucine-rich repeat transmembrane protein FLRT3; protein product: MISVTWSIFLIWTKIGLLLDMAPYSVSAKPCPSVCRCDVGFIYCNDRDLTSIPTGIPEDATTLFLQNNQINNAGIPSELKNLLRVERIYLYHNSLDEFPTNLPKYVKELHLQENNIRTITYDSLSQIPYLEELHLDDNSVSAVSIEDGAFRDNIYLRLLFLSRNHLSTIPWGLPKTIEELRLDDNRISTISELSLQDLTNLKRLVLDGNLLNNHGLGDKVFMNLVNLTELSLVRNSLTAAPVNLPGTNLRKLYLQENHINRVPPNAFSYLRQLYRLDMSNNNLSNLPQGVFDDLDNITQLFLRNNPWHCGCKMKWVRDWLQSLPLKVNVRGLMCQAPEKVRGMAIKDLNAELFDCKDDISTIQITTAVPNTLYPAQGHWPVSVTRQPEMKAPNLNKNYRTTASPVRKVITIFVKSVSTETIHISWKVALPMTALRLSWLKMGHSPAFGSITETIVTGDRSDYLLTALEPESPYRVCMVPMETSNIYLSDETPECIETETAPLKMYNPTTTLNREQEKEPYKNSSLPLAAIIGGAVALVAIALLALVCWYVHRNGSLFSRNCAYSKGRRRKDDYAEAGTKKDNSILEIRETSFQMIPITNDQVSKEEFVIHTIFPPNGMNLYKNSHSESSSNRSYRDSGIPDSDHSHS